The genomic DNA TACACTACATATAGAAGATATCCCTTAGGTATTGTAGATCCTAAGGTTTTTTTATACTTATACAGATGGTAAGGAGATCATTATGAGTGAGTTTGAATATATCAGCAGCAGTCCTGATGAAACGGGCGCTTTTGCCAAGAGGCTTGCGGGTCTGTTGGCTCCCGGGGATGTCCTGACCCTTGAGGGGGACCTTGGAGCCGGGAAGACGACGTTTACAAAGGGTTTGGCCCTTGGTCTTGGGATCAAGCGGACGGTCAACAGCCCTACTTTCACGATCATCAAGGAATACAAGGGGGATCTGCCCCTTTATCATATGGATGTGTATCGATTGGATGATTCGTTTGAGGATCTTGGATTTGACGAGTATTTTGAAGGTGAAGGGGTCACGGTCGTAGAATGGGCTCATCTGATAGAAGATCAGCTTCCGGGAGAGCGGTTGGCCATAGGCATTTATCGTACCGGCGATACGGAAAGAAGAATTGTGCTGGAGCCGGTGGGAGATCGGTACCGCAAGCTTTGTGAGGAGATAATGGCATGAAGATATTAGCGATAGATACATCAAACTTCCCGTTGGGGGTCGCACTGATCGATGAGAATAAGGTGATCGGTGAATACATGACCAATGTGAAGCGGAATCATTCCCTGAAGGCGATGCCTGCCGTGGAACAGCTGTTGAAGGACTGTGATACGGACGTCAGGGAATTGACGAAGATCGTCGTGGCGAATGGACCCGGGTCTTATACGGGTGTCAGGATCGGTGTCACGCTTGCAAAGACGCTTGCCTGGTCTCTTGATATTCCCCTTGTACCGGTATCGAGTCTGGCCGTACTGGCTTCATCAGGACGGTACTTCAATGGTTATCTTTCCCCGATCTTTGATGCGAGGCGTGGACAGGTTTATACGGGTCTGTACCGTTTCCGGGATGGGAAGCTGGAGAATGTCCTCGAGGACCGGAATGTGATGCTGACGGATTGGGTGGATGAACTCCGGAACTATGAGGGAGAGATCCTGTTCGTCGGGAATGATACGGGTATCCATGAAGAAGCGATAAAAGGAGCCCTTGGGGAAAAGGCGGTGTTAGCACCGTTTGTGAGCCATAACCCGAGACCGTCTGAGCTCGCCTATATCGGAATGGGTATGGAAGAATCGACGGCCCATGAGGTGCTGCCGAACTATATCCGTATGGCGGAAGCCGAAGTGAAATGGCTCGAAGCCCAGAAATCTAACGAAGAATAGGACTTGTGCATAATGGAGATACGATTTATGACAGTCGATGACGTGGATGCCGTCATGGAAATCGAAGAACAATCCTTTACTGTTCCGTGGAGCCGGGAAGCGTTCATAAGTGAAATGGAAGAGAACCATCTGTCCATGTACATCGTCATTGAAGACGAGGGACAGATTGCGGGCTACTGTGGCGTGTGGATCGTCGTGGATGAAGCACATATCACGAATGTGGCCGTTCTTCCATCCCACCGTGGGAAGGGATACGGGGAGCTTCTGATGCGCAAGATCATGGAGATGGCCATTGAATCGGGTGCCAGGGTCATGACGCTCGAGGCCCGGGTGAGCAATGTGCCGGCCCAGAGTCTGTATAGGAAGCTCGGATTCCAAGATGGCGGGATCCGGAAACGATATTATTCTGATAATCAAGAGGATGCTTTAGTTATGTGGGTGAATTTATGATAAAAGATACGTTCGTATTAGGAATTGAAACCAGCTGTGATGAAACGGCTGTGTCCATCGTGAAAAACGGGACGGAGATCGTCAGCAATGTCGTCTCATCACAGATCGAAAGCCATAAGCGCTTTGGCGGTGTCGTACCGGAGATTGCGTCACGGCATCATGTGGAGCAGGTGACGTTTGTCCTCCAGGAAGCGCTCGATCAAGCGGAGATGACGATGGAGGAGATCGACTGCATCGCTGTGACGGAAGGACCGGGTCTGGTAGGCGCACTCCTGATCGGGGTCAATGCAGCCAAGGCACTTGCATTCGCTCATAACAAACCGTTGGTCGGTGTCCATCATATTGCCGGGCATATCTATGCCAACCGGTTAATCCATGAAATGACGTTCCCCCTCCTGTCCTTGGTTGTATCGGGAGGACATACGGAGCTTGTTCTCATGAAGGGTCACGGGGAATTTGAAGTGATCGGGGAGACGCGTGATGACGCAGCCGGGGAGGCTTATGATAAAGTTGCCCGTACGCTGAGCCTTCCGTATCCAGGGGGTCCCCATATAGACCGACTGGCCCATGAAGGGGAGCCGGTCATCGACCTTCCAAGGGCGTGGCTCGAGGAAGGATCCTATGACTTCAGCTTCAGCGGCTTGAAGTCGGCCGTGATCAATACTCTCCATAATGCGAAGCAGAAGGGGAAAGAGATCAAGCCGGAGGATCTTGCAGCAAGCTTCCAGGCAAGCGTCATCGATGTACTTGTGACGAAGGCGAAAAGGGCTGTGGAAGAATACGGTGTCGAACAGCTCCTTCTGGCAGGTGGAGTTGCGGCCAATAAAGGACTGAGACATGCTTTGGAGACAACGTTTGAAAGCCATGCATGTGAGCTCATCGTCCCGCCCCTATCCTTGTGTACGGATAATGCGGCCATGATTGCCGCTGCAGGAACCATCCTGTTTGAACAAGGGAAGCGTGGCGGACTGGATATGAATGCAAATCCCGGATTGGATCTGGAACAGTTTTAATAAGATTACACCTCGAATGGAATCGTCCGTTCGAGGTTTTTTTATTGGGAACGTACGTTTTATCAACAGTCTGTGGATAATTTGGGGATAAGTAGTGCGTAAGATGTGAATGGCTTGTGAAGAACAGATGGGGATATGTAGAATTTGGAATGTGGATAATGTGTATAAGTTGAGCGGTAATTGTGGATAGTGTGGAAAAGGTTTGTGGATATAGAATTGACGAGGTTGGAAATGTGGATAATCTTGTGGATGAATAGTGGAGTGTTTTTTCTGAAAGAAGCTCTTCCTTTCCTTTACCCGTTTAGACCATCCCACTAACCAAAGAAGCGGTTCAAGGTCTTTTCAACCTTGAACCGCTTCAGTCTTACTCTTCCACTAATTCTTCCAGCTCCGTCCATTCTTCCAGAAGGGCATCCAGTTCCTCTTTAGCCAGGGTCAGTTCGTCATTCAGAGTCTGAACACGTTCGTGATCTTGGAAGATATCCGGATCGCACAGGAGGGTTTCTTTTTCTTCAATGGAACCTTCGAGTACGGTCATCTTCTCTTCAATCTCTTCGATGCGCCGTCTTCGTTGACGCTCAAGCTTTTTGGCTTCTTTATCGATCTTGTGCGACTGCTTCTGCTGTGTACCTTTTACCGGTTCTGCCTTGGTCCGTTCCAGGGCGGCGAGCTCTTCCTGCTCCTGTAGCTTATGAAGGTAGTAGTCATAATCCCCGAGGTATTCGGTGGATCCGCCTGTGGACAGCTCGATCACCTTGGTGGCGATCCGGTTGATGAAGTAGCGGTCATGGGATACGAACAGGATCGTGCCCGGATAGTCGATCAGGGCGTTTTCGAGGACCTCTTTGCTGTCCAGGTCGAGATGGTTCGTCGGCTCATCGAGGATGAGGACATTCCCTTTTTCCATCATCATCTTGGAGAGGGCGAGGCGGGCCTTTTCCCCTCCGCTCAGGGTGTTGACGGGCTTCAGGACGTCTTCACCCGTGAAGAGGAAGTTCCCGAGGACGGTCCTGATCTCTTTTTCGTTCCTCATCGGGTATTCATCCCATAGTTCATTGAGGACCGTCTTGTTGGAAGAAAGGTCCGCTTGCTGCTGATCATAGTAGGAGATGAATACATTGGATCCGAATTTGAAGTCCCCACTCAATGCCTGCAGTTTGTTGACCAGGGTCTTGAGGAGCGTGGACTTCCCGATCCCATTCGGTCCGACAAGGGCGATGCTGTCACCTTTCTTGATGGAGAAGTCGATATGGGAGGCGATGGCTTCCCCGTCCCCGTACCCGATGGTGAGGTCATTGACGTGAAGGACATCATTCCCGCTCGGGCGATCGATCTGGAAGGCGAAGGAAGCGGATTTTTCGTCACCCTGCGGCCTGTCCATGAGATCCATGCGCTCAAGTTTTTTCCGCCTGCTCTGGGCCATCTTTGTGGTGGAGGCACGGGCGATGTTGCGCTGGATGAAGTCTTCGAGCTTTGCGACCTCCTGCTGCTGGCGCTCATAGAGCTTAAGGTCCTTCTCGTAATCCAGCGCCTTCTGCTCGAGGTACTTGCTATAGTTCCCCACGAACTTCTTGCTCCGGTTGCGGGAAATCTCATACACCTGGTTCACGACGCTATCCAGGAAGTAGCGGTCATGGGATACGATGAGCACGGCACCCGGATAGCCTTGAAGATATCCTTCTAGCCAGGAAAGCGTCTCGATGTCCAGATGGTTCGTCGGCTCATCGAGGATCAGGATATCGGGCTTGGTCAGGAGGAGCTTCGCAAGGGCGAGACGGGTCTTCTGTCCACCGGAAAGGGTGGAGATTTTCGTCCCATGGTCGAAGGAAGCGAAATTCAAGCCGTGGAGGACGGAACGGATATCGGCTTCATACTGATAGCCACCGGACTCCTTGAAGGTGACTTGAAGCTCGTCATACTCCTTCAATACCCGCTGATAGCGGTCTTCATCTTCATAGACGGACGGATCCGCCATCTCTGCTTCCAATCTTCTAAGCTGCTTTTCCTGTTGGAGGAGGTGTTCGAATACCGTCAGCATCTCGTCCCAGATGGAAAGCTCCGACTCGAGACCGGTATTCTGGGCCAGGTAGCCGATGCTCACACCCTTGGGCTTTGTGATTTCTCCGGAGTCATGGGATAGCTGTCCGGCAATGATCTTCAGGAGGGTCGATTTGCCGGCACCGTTCCGTCCGACGAGGGCGACCCGGTCCTTGGTTTGGATCTCCAATTTGATATTGGTCAATATATTATCTGCACCAAAATTTTTGGTCAGCTGATTCACTTGCAGTAGAATCATGTCGGTTCACCTCTGTTTCATTAGTGCTAGTGTACCGTATTTCCCAGGTGGACGGCAATAAAAGGGGAGGAACTATGACTATTAATCTGGATACAAATAGGATAGAATAGAGTGTATGATGGAAAATAGATAAAAGATATACCTTCTTTTTGGAAGCGCTGACAGACCAAAAGGAAGAGGGTTTATAAGATGTGGGGGAATACAAGAGATGAATCAGGAAACAACGAAAATTCCACAGGCAACGGCCAAGCGCCTTCCGCTATACTACCGTTTCATCAAGAATCTGTATGCTTCAGGGAAGCAGCGGGTATCGTCGAAGGAGTTAAGCGAAGCCGTGAAAGTGGATTCCGCGACCATCCGGAGGGATTTCTCCTATTTTGGGGCGTTAGGGAAGAAGGGCTATGGGTATAATGTGAATTATCTCTTATCCTTTTTCAGGGAAACGCTTGACCAGGATGAACTGACGAAGGTCGTATTGATCGGCGTGGGGAATCTCGGAACGGCTTTTCTTCATTACAATTTCATAAAGAATAACAATACAAAGATCGAAATGGCCTTCGAGGTGGATGAAGCGAAGGTGGGGACGGAAATCAGCGATGTGCCCGTCCACCATATGGATGAGCTTGAGGAGAAGCTGAAGGGGATGGATATCGAAGTCGCGATCCTGACCGTGCCGGCCTCATCTGCTCAAAATATCACAGATCGCCTTGTGTCTTCGAAGATCAAGGGGATCCTGAACTTCACACCGGCACGCCTGACGGTTCCTGATCATATCAGGGTCCATCATATCGATCTGGCAGTGGAACTTCAGTCACTCGTCTATTTCCTCAAGCATTACTCAGGGGAAGACACGGAAATGTCACAAGATGGAATCGTAACGGAATAGAAAATTCTGACCATTTGCGTTATGATAGAAGAATATAAGGGGAGGTGTCTCATTATGGTAGGTCCTGGAAGTATGATGCTGATTGCAGTGGTCGCCCTTTTGATTTTCGGCCCGAAAAAATTACCGGAGCTTGGGAAAGCAGCCGGCAATACACTACGTGAATTCAAAAACGCAACCAAAGGCTTAGCGGATGATGAAGACGATAAGAACAAAAGTGCCAAGTAAAGTAGGATGAACGCCATGAGTCAAACCCAAAAGGATATGACAGTCTTTGAGCATATAGGAGAATTGCAGAAACGACTCATGTTTGTAGTCGTTTTCTTCTTGTTAGCCGTTGTGGCAAGCTTCTTCCTTGCCGAACCGCTCATCAAGTATCTGCAGCATGCGGACGAAGCGAAAGAAATGACGATGAATGCCTTCCGTGTGACGGATCCCCTGAAGATCTACATGGAGATGATCATGTTCATCGCGGTCATCATGACGTCACCAGTCATCCTTTATCAGGTGTGGTCCTTTGTGTCGCCCGGTCTTTATGACAAGGAGCGGAAGGTGACCCTGAGCTACATACCGGTATCGGTCCTCCTGTTCCTCGGTGGACTGGCATTCTCATACTTCATCCTGTTCCCGTATGTTGTATCGTTCATGATGAGGCTATCAGGCGATCTCGATATCCAGCAGGTGATCGGGATCAATGAGTACTTCCAATTCCTCTTCCAGATTACGATCCCATTCGGCCTGCTATTCCAGCTGCCCGTGGTGATGCTGTTTCTGACGAGGCTCGGGATCATCACGCCGATGATGATGGCGAAGGCGAGGAAAGCGGCTTACTTCGTGCTGTTGGTGATTGCCGCCTTCATCACGCCTCCGGACATCGTCTCCCATATGATGGTGACCCTCCCGCTGTTGATCCTCTATGAGATCAGCATAGGGATCTCACGAATCGGATATAGGAAGTACCTACAGGCGGAACAGCAGATGGAAATTGAACGCGTGGAAGAAGAACTCAATCAACACAAAGGCTGATTCAGCCAAAAAAACCGGATCCACCGATCTTCATGGAACGAAGTCGGATGGATCCGGTTTTTGTTTTAACTAAGCTTACTTCTTCTGGTTCAGCTGCTGCTTGATCCTGAAGTGGAGAAGGACCATGCGTATGCCGGAACCGAAGTCCAGGGTGGCAAGGAAGATCAGCATATAGGTGAAAAATCCCCAGCCTGTGTCCCGGACCGTGTGGATGGCAAAATAGGTGAACAGCACCCCAAGAAGAATGTAAATCACGCCGGAGAACAGGGGTGATCGTCTCATTATAGGAAACCTCCAATAAATCCTTGTATTTTTTCAGCTTCATTCATGATCTTTTCAATTTCATCCCGGTAGACGGTCTGCATGATGACCACCATCGTATTCATGGCCACGTGGGCGCAGATCGGTACGAGGATCCGTTTCGTTCTTACATATAGGAAGGCGAACGTAAAGCCCATGGCAGAGTACAGGATCACATGCACCGGCTCGAAGTGGGCAAGGGCGAAGATCACGGAACTGATCAATGCGGCGAAGAAAAAGTTCATTCGCTGATAGAGTGCCCCAAAAATGATCTTCCTGAACACGATTTCTTCCAGGATCGGCCCGATGATGGCGACGACGATCATGGCAAGGGGAACATTGTCCACGATGCCCATGATGTTCTGGGTGTTTTCAGAACCGGCCTGGATGCCGAGAAGGGTCTCGATCTGGATGGCGATGGCTTGTGCGAAGAACGCCATGAAGATCCCGACAACGGCCCAGACGACGGAAATCCCGGCGCCTGCAGGGGCAGAGCGTTCGAGCTTGAGTTTCGATGGTGCGCTTTTTCGCAGGATGAGCAGGACGATGATCAGGGTCGCGGCGAAGCTGAAGATCAGCCAGGAACCGACGGCCACCTGCTGCATGTATTCTTTAGTCTGTCCAAACACTTCTGTGCCGGCCTTATAAAACAGGAGCGGTCCAACCGCACCGGCGAGCTGCATGACAACATAGGCGATCAAAATGTATCCATAATGTTTATTCAACGTTTTATCTCCTTTTAAGCAAGCCTTAGGCCTGACAGGACAGACCCTTGTACAATTCTACTAATAAATGCGGAACTGTTCAAATCTCACGGTCATGGGAATATTGCTGGGAATCGCCACATAGGATAGTGAGGTGTGAAAAAAGGGGGAAAATGACGAAAAAATTTTTAAGCAGGACTCTTGCAAAATGAAAACGAATTATTTAATATAATAACTGTGTTAGCACTCATGATAAGCGAGTGCTAATAAAACCTAATCTACATATTTTCAAGGAGGTTGTTTCACTTGTTAAAACCACTAGGTGATCGCGTCGTAATCGAGCTAGTCGAAACAGAAGAAAAGACAGCAAGCGGTATCGTACTCCCGGATTCTGCTAAGGAAAAACCGCAAGAAGGTAAGATTGTCGCTGTAGGTACAGGTCGCGTTCTTGACAACGGTGAGCGCGTCGCTCTTGAAGTGTCTGTAGGCGATCGAATCATCTTCAGTAAATACTCTGGTACAGAAGTGAAATACCAAGGCACAGAATATCTCATCCTTCGTGACAACGATATCCTTGCCATCGTAGGCGAATAATTAATCGAACCAACACATATACGCACCAACCATGAACTGATATTAAAGGAGGACGTTTGAAATGGCTAAAGAAATTAAATTCAGCGAAGAAGCACGCCGTTCCATGCTTCGCGGGGTAGACCAATTAGCAAACGCAGTAAAAGTAACACTTGGACCAAAAGGTCGCAATGTTGTGCTTGAGAAGAAATTCGGTTCTCCACTCATCACCAATGATGGTGTAACCATTGCGAAAGAAATCGAGCTTGAAGATGCATTCGAAAACATGGGTGCGAAGCTTGTAGCGGAAGTCGCAAGCAAAACAAACGAAATCGCCGGTGACGGTACAACGACTGCAACGGTCCTAGCGCAAGCGATGATTCGTGAAGGGCTAAAAAACGTAACAGCAGGAGCAAACCCTGTCGGCGTACGTAAAGGAATTGAGAAGGCTGTCCAAGCGGCTGTCGAAGAGCTGAAAGCCATCTCTAAACCAATCGAAGGCAAAGATTCCATCGCACAGGTTGCAGCGATTTCTGCAGCGGACGAAGAAGTCGGCCAATTGATTGCTGAAGCCATGGAGCGCGTAGGTAACGACGGTGTCATCACGATCGAAGAATCCAAAGGATTCACAACTGAGCTTGACGTTGTGGAAGGTATGCAGTTCGACCGTGGATATGCATCTCCATACATGGTGACAGACTCAGACAAAATGGAAGCGGTCCTTGATAATCCGTACATCCTGATCACGGACAAAAAGATCGGCAACATCCAGGAAGTCCTTCCTGTCCTTGAGCAAGTCGTACAACAAGGCAAACCACTATTGATGGTAGCGGAAGATGTTGAAGGCGAAGCCCTTGCAACACTTGTTGTGAACAAACTTCGCGGTACATTCAATGCAGTGGCTGTCAAAGCACCTGGATTCGGTGACCGTCGTAAAGCCATGCTTGAAGACCTTGCTGTATTAACTGGTGGAGAAGTGATCACGGAAGACCTTGGTCTTGACCTGAAATCTGCCAACATCACACAGCTCGGACGTGCAGCGAAAGTCGTTGTCACAAAAGAAAACACAACGGTTGTCGAAGGTTCTGGAGATCCAGAAAAAATCGCAGCCCGCGTAAACCAAATCCGTGCTCAATTAGAAGAATCTACTTCTGAATTCGATAAAGAAAAACTACAAGAACGCCTAGCGAAGCTTGCTGGTGGAGTAGCCGTCGTGAAAGTCGGAGCTGCTACTGAAACCGAGCTTAAAGAGCGCAAACTACGCATCGAAGACGCATTGAACTCTACACGTGCGGCAGTCGAAGAAGGAATCGTATCCGGTGGTGGTACGGCTCTAGTGAACGTCTACAACAAAGTCGCTTCCATCGAAGCAGACAGCGATGTAGCCACTGGAATCAACATCGTCCTTCGCGCGCTTGAAGAACCAATCCGTCAAATCGCACACAACGCCGGCCTTGAAGGCTCCATCATCGTGGAACGCCTCAAGAAAGAAGAAGTGGGCGTAGGCTTCAACGCCGCATCAGGCGAATGGGTCAACATGATCGAACAAGGAATCGTCGACCCAACCAAAGTAACACGTTCTGCCCTCCAAAACGCAGCATCTGTAGCAGCTATGTTCTTGACTACAGAAGCCGTAGTGGCCGACATCCCAGAAGAAGGCGGCGGAATGCCGGATATGTCTGGAATGGGCGGTATGGGTGGAATGGGCGGCATGATGTAATCTGCCCCCTCAAACCACTGATTTGTCATGGGGAACCGCTCTGCTTAGATAACGGTCCTCATATTTCAAGAAGCCTCCCGCAAGTTGCATAAACTTGTGGGAGGCTTCTTTATCTTAAATAGATCATTAATTAACATACCGCTTCTCTTTTATAAGTATCTTCAGAGTTGAGTTAAAAAAAGGTAGATAAGAATCGAATAAGAATTTCAAAAAAAAAGTCCATCCCACAACCAAATGTTTCAAATAGTTGATACCGAACCCCAAACAAAATATACTTAACTAAGAGCTATCTTGTCTCATAATATGAAAGCATTTTCATAAACGAGCATACGCGTTTATACTACTAAAAAGAACGGAATTGTCTTCAAGGATCCCCGTCATTCGACGAGATTGAATCCATTCGTTCAAATGTTCACAAAAGGAAGGGAAAAAGATGAAAAAACTATTGGGAATCGATTTAGGTGGAACCACCGTTAAATTTGCTATTATGACTGAAGATGGTGAGATTCAACAGAAGTGGAGCATCGGGACGGATATCCGGAACGATGGGAAGCAGATTGTGCCACAGATCATTGAGTCGATTAATCACCATTTGGAATTATACGGGTTGAGCGCTGATACATTCTTGGGGATCGGCATGGGCTCTCCTGGGACGGTTGATCGGGAAAATGGGACGGTCATCGGAGCGTATAATTTGAATTGGAGCACCCTGATACCGGTTAGACAAATGATCGAAGCGGGTACAGGAATCCCTCTTTATATCGACAATGATGCGAACGTTGCTGCATTGGGTGAAGGTTGGAAAGGTGCCGGTGAAAACGGCAAGGATGTTGTGTTCGTGACCCTCGGTACTGGTGTAGGCGGTGGCATCATTGCAGAAGAGAACCTTCTTCACGGAAACGTGGGGGCTGCAGGTGAGATCGGTCATATGATCGTCGAGCCTGAAGGGTACCTTTGTACGTGTGGGAATCATGGCTGCCTGGAAACCGTGGCAAGTGCGACAGGTGTCGTCCGTCTGGCCAGGGATCTTTCCGAGGAATACGCTGGTGATTCCGAACTGAAAGGATTGATTGATGACGGGCAGGAATTGACGGCCAAGACCATTTTTGATCAGGCAAAAGCCGGCGATCCCCTCGCAGTCATCGTAGCGGATAAATTCTTCTTCTATCTTGGCCTTGCATGTGCGAACATCGGGAATCTCCTCAACCCTGAGACCATTGTCATCGGCGGCGGAGTTTCGGCAGCGGGAGACATGCTCTTGGAAGGGGTAGAGAAATACTTCCAGCAGTTCGCCTTCCCGTCCATCCGGACAAGCACGAAGTTGAAACTGGCTCAGCTTGGAAATGACGCAGGTGTGATTGGTGCAGGTTCATTGGTGACTCGGCAAAAATAACATCATCCGTACAAGCTGAAGTCCGGTAAGATCGGACGAAGAAGCATAAAACATGGAACCTCTTCGCTCGTTGAGCGAAGAGGTTTTTTCTATACGTTC from Rossellomorea marisflavi includes the following:
- a CDS encoding ROK family glucokinase — protein: MKKLLGIDLGGTTVKFAIMTEDGEIQQKWSIGTDIRNDGKQIVPQIIESINHHLELYGLSADTFLGIGMGSPGTVDRENGTVIGAYNLNWSTLIPVRQMIEAGTGIPLYIDNDANVAALGEGWKGAGENGKDVVFVTLGTGVGGGIIAEENLLHGNVGAAGEIGHMIVEPEGYLCTCGNHGCLETVASATGVVRLARDLSEEYAGDSELKGLIDDGQELTAKTIFDQAKAGDPLAVIVADKFFFYLGLACANIGNLLNPETIVIGGGVSAAGDMLLEGVEKYFQQFAFPSIRTSTKLKLAQLGNDAGVIGAGSLVTRQK